The following are encoded together in the Candidatus Methylomirabilota bacterium genome:
- a CDS encoding VCBS repeat-containing protein — protein DQRGEAPAYFDLSALALSSELEDPAIHGQLDLGGLVPRSGPFLATYRLLFDADHNSSTGVDDEAGFAGIEREARVEVGRETETGPVAVSGAVIDRMTGRRTALPARPRLVLSQRVADRDIPVQAMSHQLLFTLPKALLRLTAAEVPVGVVSQSPRGIHDVASTLLDLRRWMRDASLRLRHGSVRPGQAVPFEVAGLQPLSPFHFLLDQRRLFGGTLDPAGGATGSFNLPVLPFGETVFLNVRDATGEFAFNVVRVAGSIVTGPGPGGQAVRVFRDGRPTATFLPYVPAFAGGVSIAVAPLGGAGAQLVTGAGPGDPPHVRAFTASGAPRATSFLAYDRGSRSGVRVAAGDFERDGRAEVVTGPGPGLPPRVRVIKLGADGNPVRDLASFLAYDEGFRGGVNVAAGDVDGDGVPEIITGPGAGAPPEVRVYRLQSGAPGGVRLLARFLAFEPTFTGGVHVAAGPLDAGDRDSIVVGAGPGRPPLVRVAKLLGGVIRMRASFLAYPAAFRGGVFVAAGNVAGDSRSEIITGPGPGIAPQVRAFTGNGVPTGLAFLAYGAAFHGGVAVAALP, from the coding sequence GGACCAGCGGGGCGAGGCGCCGGCCTACTTCGACCTCTCGGCGCTCGCCCTCAGCTCCGAGCTCGAAGACCCGGCGATCCACGGGCAGCTCGACCTGGGCGGCCTCGTCCCGCGGTCGGGGCCCTTCCTCGCCACCTACCGCCTCCTGTTCGACGCCGACCACAACTCCAGCACCGGGGTGGACGACGAGGCGGGCTTCGCCGGCATCGAGCGCGAGGCCCGGGTGGAGGTGGGGCGCGAAACCGAGACGGGGCCGGTGGCGGTATCCGGCGCCGTGATCGACCGGATGACCGGGCGGCGCACGGCACTCCCGGCGCGGCCCCGGCTGGTCCTGAGCCAGCGCGTCGCCGATCGGGACATCCCGGTCCAGGCGATGTCGCACCAGCTTCTCTTCACGCTCCCCAAGGCGCTGCTTCGCCTGACGGCCGCCGAGGTGCCGGTCGGTGTCGTCTCCCAAAGCCCGCGCGGGATCCACGACGTCGCCTCGACGCTCCTGGATCTCCGCCGCTGGATGCGGGATGCGTCGCTCCGGCTCCGGCACGGCTCGGTCCGCCCGGGCCAGGCCGTCCCCTTCGAGGTCGCGGGACTTCAGCCCCTGAGCCCTTTCCACTTCTTGCTCGACCAGCGGCGTCTGTTCGGCGGCACCCTCGACCCGGCCGGGGGCGCCACCGGCAGCTTCAACCTTCCGGTGTTGCCCTTCGGCGAGACGGTCTTCCTCAACGTCCGGGACGCCACCGGCGAGTTCGCCTTCAACGTCGTCCGCGTGGCCGGCTCCATCGTCACGGGGCCGGGCCCCGGCGGGCAGGCCGTCCGGGTCTTCCGGGACGGCCGGCCGACGGCGACCTTCCTCCCCTATGTGCCCGCGTTCGCGGGTGGGGTCTCGATCGCCGTCGCGCCGCTCGGTGGTGCCGGGGCCCAGCTCGTGACCGGGGCGGGCCCCGGCGACCCGCCCCACGTCCGCGCCTTCACGGCCAGCGGCGCGCCGCGGGCCACGAGCTTTCTGGCCTACGACCGCGGGTCGCGGAGCGGGGTCCGGGTGGCGGCCGGCGACTTCGAGCGGGACGGGCGCGCGGAAGTGGTCACCGGGCCGGGACCCGGGCTGCCGCCCCGAGTCCGAGTCATCAAGCTCGGCGCCGACGGGAACCCGGTGCGCGACCTCGCGAGCTTCCTCGCCTACGACGAGGGCTTCCGTGGGGGGGTGAACGTCGCGGCTGGCGACGTCGATGGCGATGGGGTCCCCGAGATCATCACCGGACCCGGAGCCGGGGCGCCGCCAGAGGTGCGAGTCTACCGGCTCCAGAGCGGGGCGCCCGGGGGCGTCCGCCTCCTCGCCCGCTTCCTCGCCTTCGAGCCGACGTTCACCGGCGGCGTCCACGTGGCGGCTGGCCCCCTCGACGCCGGCGACCGCGACTCCATCGTGGTCGGGGCCGGCCCCGGCCGCCCGCCGCTCGTCCGCGTGGCGAAGCTTCTCGGCGGCGTGATCCGCATGCGCGCGAGCTTCCTCGCTTACCCGGCCGCGTTCCGGGGCGGCGTCTTCGTGGCCGCCGGCAACGTCGCCGGCGACAGCCGCAGCGAGATCATCACGGGGCCGGGCCCCGGCATCGCCCCGCAGGTGCGCGCCTTCACCGGGAACGGCGTGCCCACCGGCCTCGCATTCCTGGCCTACGGCGCCGCCTTCCACGGCGGCGTGGCGGTGGCCGCGCTGCCCTGA
- a CDS encoding UDP-N-acetylmuramate dehydrogenase has protein sequence MDHQGLLDELLRVAMRLGVEVRIEPFEDPPTGAGGLCLVHGRELVLLDARAPLPDRVRALARALSRLDVDTVYMAPEARDVVEAASAEPGIPREHVPLAPHSTLGVGGPARFFLEARDEAAVLEAFRWATGRGVSLRVLGGGSNLVVADGGVDGLVLKIGLRGIATRAAADAVELTAAAGEPWDALVGETVARDWAGIECLSGIPGLVGATPIQNVGAYGQEVSQTLVAVRALDRSSGRVVTLSRQACGFAYRDSVFKSREPERYVVLAVTYRLIPGGAPTVRYAEVQQHLASRGITAASLRAVRESVLAIRRGKSMVLDDGDPNRRSCGSFFVNPVVTADEVARIEAVAEDAAMPRWPEPDGRVKLSGAWLIQRAGFQRGDADGPVGLSTRHTLALVAHEGARAADIVRFARRVRARVEARFGVRLVPEPVFWGFARFDGGLPAD, from the coding sequence ATGGACCACCAGGGCCTCCTCGACGAGCTGCTTCGGGTCGCGATGAGGCTCGGGGTCGAGGTCCGCATCGAGCCTTTCGAGGACCCGCCCACCGGCGCCGGCGGCCTCTGCCTGGTCCACGGGCGCGAGCTCGTGCTCCTCGACGCCCGCGCGCCGCTCCCGGATCGCGTCCGGGCCCTGGCGCGGGCGCTGAGCCGGCTCGACGTGGACACGGTCTACATGGCCCCGGAGGCGCGGGACGTCGTCGAGGCCGCCAGCGCGGAGCCGGGAATCCCCCGGGAGCACGTCCCGCTGGCGCCCCACTCGACCCTCGGCGTCGGGGGGCCCGCCCGGTTCTTCCTGGAGGCCCGCGACGAAGCGGCCGTGCTCGAGGCCTTCCGGTGGGCGACGGGCCGCGGGGTCTCCCTCCGCGTCCTCGGCGGGGGCTCGAACCTCGTCGTCGCCGACGGCGGCGTCGACGGGCTCGTCCTGAAGATCGGCCTGCGCGGGATCGCGACCCGCGCGGCGGCGGACGCGGTCGAGCTGACGGCGGCCGCCGGCGAGCCGTGGGACGCGCTGGTGGGCGAGACCGTCGCCCGCGACTGGGCGGGGATCGAGTGCCTGAGCGGCATCCCGGGTCTGGTCGGGGCGACGCCGATCCAGAACGTCGGCGCCTACGGCCAGGAGGTGAGCCAGACGCTGGTCGCCGTCCGCGCGCTCGACCGGTCCAGCGGCCGCGTCGTGACGCTCAGCCGCCAGGCGTGCGGCTTCGCCTACCGCGACAGCGTCTTCAAGAGCCGGGAGCCCGAGCGCTACGTCGTCCTGGCCGTCACCTACCGGCTGATTCCGGGCGGCGCCCCGACCGTGCGCTACGCCGAGGTCCAGCAGCATCTCGCCTCCCGCGGGATCACGGCGGCGTCGCTCCGGGCCGTGCGAGAGAGCGTGCTCGCGATCCGCCGCGGGAAGTCCATGGTGCTGGACGACGGCGATCCGAACCGCCGGAGCTGCGGCTCGTTCTTCGTGAACCCGGTGGTGACCGCCGACGAGGTCGCCCGGATCGAGGCGGTCGCGGAAGACGCCGCGATGCCGCGCTGGCCGGAGCCCGACGGTCGCGTGAAGCTCTCGGGCGCCTGGCTGATCCAGCGCGCGGGGTTCCAGCGCGGCGACGCGGACGGTCCGGTCGGCCTCTCCACACGGCACACGCTCGCCCTGGTGGCCCACGAGGGCGCCCGGGCCGCCGACATCGTCCGCTTCGCTCGCCGGGTCCGGGCCCGCGTCGAGGCGCGCTTCGGCGTCCGCCTCGTCCCCGAGCCGGTCTTCTGGGGGTTCGCCCGCTTCGACGGCGGATTGCCGGCCGACTGA
- a CDS encoding SDR family NAD(P)-dependent oxidoreductase → MQIDLGGKVAIVTGAGRGIGREIAATLAGEGVTTVVTDIRRESLDDVGAEFARRRWAGRQYLCDVRDAAGVAETVAAVHAAYGRIDILVNNAGVAPGAPVDELSEEAWDLNQAVNLKGTFLMCRAVVPVMKGQRWGRILNAASFAAIVPITGSAAYAASKAGVHYFTRVLAGELGPWNVTVNCYAPGMIPTEMNRFAEAPPERQRRLLDTLTLRRWGQARDVAHLVCFLASDLAGYITGTLIDVSGGKLATQIPRLAHEAAAAAGEYELE, encoded by the coding sequence ATGCAGATCGACCTGGGCGGCAAGGTCGCGATCGTCACCGGCGCCGGGCGCGGCATTGGCCGCGAGATCGCCGCGACGCTCGCCGGCGAGGGGGTCACCACGGTCGTCACCGATATCCGCCGGGAGTCCCTCGACGACGTGGGGGCCGAGTTCGCGCGCCGGCGCTGGGCCGGTCGCCAGTACCTCTGCGACGTGCGGGACGCTGCGGGAGTCGCCGAGACGGTGGCCGCGGTGCACGCCGCCTACGGCCGGATCGACATCCTGGTCAACAACGCCGGCGTCGCGCCGGGAGCGCCGGTCGACGAGCTCTCCGAGGAGGCCTGGGACCTGAACCAGGCCGTCAATCTCAAGGGCACGTTCCTCATGTGCCGGGCCGTGGTTCCCGTCATGAAGGGGCAGCGCTGGGGCCGGATCCTCAACGCCGCCTCCTTCGCGGCCATCGTGCCCATCACGGGCAGCGCGGCCTACGCGGCGTCCAAGGCCGGGGTCCACTACTTCACGCGGGTGCTGGCCGGGGAGCTGGGCCCCTGGAACGTGACCGTGAACTGCTATGCGCCCGGGATGATCCCGACCGAGATGAACCGCTTCGCCGAAGCGCCGCCCGAGCGCCAGCGCCGGCTCCTGGATACGCTCACCCTGCGGCGATGGGGCCAGGCGCGGGACGTCGCCCACCTCGTCTGCTTCCTGGCCTCCGATCTGGCCGGCTACATCACGGGGACGCTGATCGACGTGAGCGGCGGGAAGCTCGCCACCCAGATCCCCCGGCTGGCGCACGAGGCGGCGGCCGCCGCCGGGGAGTATGAGCTCGAGTAG